ATGGCGGAAGATCCTTTGGGCGAGCACCCGTCCCAAACAGGGAAATAGGAAGGGACGGATATTGCTCATTTAGACGCGTCACCACCGCCAACATATCTTGTCCACCCTTCCATGGAGCAGGATGATACATTCCCAAAATGCTCAGTGGTCGCCGTGTCAACGACTGACCGGGATGAAACAATTGATGATCCACGGCAATAGGTATATGAACCAAGTCCTCAATCCCTCGTTTCGTTCCTTCCGTATGAAGCCAGTGCGACACCACAATTTTATGAAACGGAAAATGCCATGTAGCTAGCGCACGCTCACGCTTTCCCTGCCATGTTTCCAGATGTTGGATAAGATAGAAAGGTTCCCCTTTCTCTTTTGCATAATCTTGGACGTATTCCGCAGTCGTCCACGCTGTGGCGACAATGATATCCGAAGCCGGCATTACACGATTAACGGGCTCTCCAGACAAAAAGGATAGCTTTACCTGGGGATGAAAATTATGCCATGATATATGAGGGGGGATAATGGCCGGCTTAATCCGCAACCAATATCGCCACAGATTGCGTAAGGCTCGCCACGAAGAGGGCTGTGGAGCGGGAAATTGCCCTAATTTCCCGGCATGGACAATTTCCACCCTGTGTCCTCGTTTTGCCAAATAATTCGCATAGGTATAGACAACCCGGTAACCGCCCACCGGAACCGAAGGAGGTCCGGGCAACAAAAAGGTAATGCGTAAATGGCGTTTATTGATACCATTCTCACTCCCGCTAGTAAATTAATCTTAGCATAACGCATTTTTCACAAGGAGACGACAAATATGGAATACCGAGTTTTAGGACGTACAGGGGAACAAGTTAGCATTATTGGATTTGGGGCACTGGAAATTGGCCGGGACTGGGGCATAGGACATGGAGAAGAAATTAA
The Sulfobacillus thermosulfidooxidans DNA segment above includes these coding regions:
- a CDS encoding glycosyltransferase family 4 protein, which translates into the protein MLPGPPSVPVGGYRVVYTYANYLAKRGHRVEIVHAGKLGQFPAPQPSSWRALRNLWRYWLRIKPAIIPPHISWHNFHPQVKLSFLSGEPVNRVMPASDIIVATAWTTAEYVQDYAKEKGEPFYLIQHLETWQGKRERALATWHFPFHKIVVSHWLHTEGTKRGIEDLVHIPIAVDHQLFHPGQSLTRRPLSILGMYHPAPWKGGQDMLAVVTRLNEQYPSLPISLFGTGARPKDLPPSIRYVQNPSQPELAILYRNHAIFVHTSYLEGWALPPAEAMASGCVFVGTDSRGNRDYAIPNVNALLVEPGHTEELFLQISRVIEHEDLRDRLQQEGFNTLQNFTWDDSTDMLEQYFWRYLP